The following is a genomic window from Nitrospira sp..
ATCACGCGGCCCCAGCCGTTTCCTTTATGGTGCCGGAGCCGGTCTACTTCTTCGGCGTACAACGCCGGCAGCCGCCCGGCGACTCGCTGGCGCCGCAAATAGTATTCATCGGGCCGCTCACGCATATAGGCCACGATGGCGTCATAGCGGCCTTCGATGCCGAGTTCGTCGCGGCAGGCCTTCTGCACTAGCTCGCGGGCGTACCAGACGCGGATGGCGAGAAACTTCACGAGACCGACCGGGTAGGCTTGTTGCCAGGGATAATCGCGTTCTTCCGCGCGCCACTTGATAAAGCCGGCCCAGCCTGGCAGCGCGGTCAGTTGCAGCGACAAATAGTCCTGGCGCAAGGGCGAGGGAATGCCGAGCGCATCCAGGCTCTGCAACAGCGCGTCCTCGGGATAGTCGGGGAGCTGCGCGATTTTTCTGCGGCTGTCGGCGATGCCGCAAGGCGACCACTCCTGGGCGGCCAGCGCTTTCCAAGAGGAGTACAGCCCTCTCTCGCGCTCCGGCATGGCCCAGGCCGCGTGGCCTTCGTCCAGGAACGCCTCGCACCATTTGATCAGCTGGTCGTTGATCTGGCGGACGATCTGCGTCCCGAGCGTATCGTCGCACCAATGCGACAGGGTCAGCCAGCGGCCCAGCGCCGATTGATCGCCCTCCACGATGAGGTCAATTCGCTTGCGGAGATCGGGGAACGTCCACCCGGCGGCAAGGCCCGCCGCGATCGCATCGATAACCTCTCTCGCCGGATCGTACAGTTGATCGTCCAGCGGTTCTGTCACTGGCGCGCAGAGCCCTTCGGTGAGGCAGGACCTCAGGACGTCGCCGTGTGTGATCTGGCGTGAGCCGATGGTGACCGATTGATCCAGGACGAGCGGCTTCAAGGCGGCATCGAGATGGGCCGCCTGCATCCGGCCCGACTTGAGATACTCGCGATAGAGCGCGCCGGGAAGATAGCTGTGCCCGCCCATGAATTGCTTGCCGCGGCGGGCCGTCTCTTCGAAGGGGAGATACTCCAGGCTATGGAGTGGATTGTGGTGAACGAAGGTGCGCATCGGCCAATACTGCGCGATGACTTCGCCGGCGAGCTGCACTACGCCGCGCAGCTCCATCCGCCGGGATTCGATGTCGATCGACGGGTTTATTTGTTCCATGCGACGGATCCTGAATGAGTGCCGGTGGGTGTCGAGCCGGTCGATGCGGGAGTCCGGTCCGGTCCGAACAGGGTGATCGGAGCGATGCCCAGCGCGAGCAGCGTCACAACGACGATCACCAGCGAGACCAGCTCGGTTTGGAGCACATCGGCATACCGCAAGTCCGTGCGCCGCGTTCCGAACAGGAGTCCCTGCACCAGGTCGAGGATATACCAGGAGGACGCGAGCCAGGCGCAGATCAGCACGACGATGCCGGCGGAAAAAGCGGCGGACGAGGACAGCAGCAATCCCACAAACCCCGCGAAGACGCCGAACGGCGGCAGGCCCATGGCCGCCAGCGCCAGCAGCGAAAGCAGCACGGCATATTGCGGCATCGTGGACGCGAGCCCGCTGATGGCTTGCGGGTCCACATCGTCTCCGTAGCGCGTGCGGACAATTTGCCAGGCCAGCAGCAGTCCGCACATGACCAGTCCCATGGCTCCCACAAACAAGGCGGCGCGCGGAGTGGCCGAGCGCGTGGTGGCCACACACCACCAGAGCATCGAAAAGAACGAGAGGCTGCTGTAGGCCAGCAGGAGCCGCACGCGCGATTGCGCCAGCGCCTTGACCGCGCCATAGACGGCCCCGGCCAGGGCGAGCCATCCGACCATCTCGGCCACGGCATCCGGCAATGTAGCGGCCAGCGGGGCGAGACTGTGGAGACCGAGCGCCGGAAAGAGCAGCACCATGAACGACGGCAAATTGCCGGGCAACCGGGTCAGTGCCGTGAGATGGCCATCGTGAAAAGGCACCAAGGGCAAAAGAATGGCGCAGACCAGCAAGGCTGCCATGGACGAGAGCGGCGGAGCGGCCACGAGGGTAAGGATCAGGCCCAGCGCGCCGAGCGTATAGGCTCCTAGGCCCCACCAGGAAATGGGCCAGAGCGGCGTGTGGTGCCGATAGAGCAGGACGATGACGAGACCGTGGATCGCCATGAGGAACAGCGTGCCGATGACGGGCTGGCTCGTGAGCGCCCCGAGTCCCAGGCCGAGGAAGATCAGAGTCAACACCCAAGAAGCGCGATGGTCCTGATGATGCGGCTGGCCGAGCAGAGACACTCCAGCAGCCAGGGGAAGCAAGAAAGGCAACAGCAGGCCCTCGGGCGGGGCTGCCAGATAACCGGCGAATCCGAAACCCGCCAAGGAAGCGAGGCTCACGGCACAGACCGCGATCGACCAGGTCATAAGCCGGTGGGGATGGGTCCACAGGGTGGGACTCAACGCGGCGCCCAGCAAGGGGACGCCCGCTACGAGCCAGGGGATCAAGGCAACGTCGATCATTGGGACCACCCGCGTTCACGTTTGTCGAAGCGATGGATGACCTGCATGGCGGTTTTGCCGAAGTACTGATAGAGCTCGTCGGCATACAACCGGTTCATGAACAGGACATACAATCCGTTTCGGCCACCCTCGACCCAGCGCGAGATCCATCTCGGCATCCGGACGATCCGTCCGTGGGCGCGCATGTAGAGATAGCACCAGCTGAGGACGGTCATGATCGTCGCCAGCAGGACGATCGCGTCGAAGAGCCGGTCGGGCAGGTCGGCGGCTTTGAAATAGGCGGCGACCTCGGCCGGATTGGGATAGAGAAATGCGGTGAAGGATTCGACGGCGAATAAATAGACGAAGACCACGAACAGCAGCGTCACCAGCATCGCGGAGGACACCTTCCAGGAGGCAATGGCGCGCAACCGCGTGAGCGTCAAAATGGCTTGTGAGGACGTGAGCCAGATAAAGAAGAGAAAGATGACCGTGCCTTGCGATTCCAGCAGCGGGATGCGCAGGACGCCGTGGGTGACCAATAAAATCACCAGGGGAATCGCGAGCGTGGTCGCAAATCCGGTCGACCAGGTGAGCGGGGAGAAGTTTTCTTCTTCTTCGTGCTGGTCGATATGAGGGAAGTGGGGTTCCTGCCGAGCCTTGTGAATCACGTTGCCGCAATTCAGGAAGACGGTGCCTTTGAAGAGTCCGTGGGCGATCAAGTGAAACACGGCCAATGAAAAGGCGCCCAGACCGCATTCCATAATCATGTAGCCCATCTGGCCGATGGTCGAGAACCCGAGTGTTTTCTTGATGTCGTTCTGCGCCAGCATCATCGTGGCGCCAAGAATCGCAGTCAGGGTGCCCACGACGAAGGCGACGTGCAGCGTCGTCGAGCTGAGTCCGAAGAGCGGCGCCAGCCGGTTGATCAGGAAGCCGCCGGCATTGATGATCCCGGCATGGAGCAGGGCATGCACGGGCGTCGGCGCATAGAGCGACCCAGGCAGCCACAGATGCAGTGGGAACTGGGCGGATTTTCCCATGGCTCCGACGAAAATGAGCAGCGTGACGGCGGTCGCGGCGCTGATGTCCAACCCGGGCCAGAGCGAGAGGACGATTCGTTTCTCGGCGGCCCGCGCAAAGAGCTCCTGGAATTCGAGCGTGCCGTAGAAGTGATAAGCGAGCACGATGCCGGCCAGGAACGCCGCATCGGCCGCGCGGAGCAGGGCAAAGGTTTTGAACGCCCCCTTGAGGGTCGCCGCATGGCTGTGGTTGTGCGCGAGGAGATACAGGAGATAGCTGAGAATCTGCCAGAACAAGAACAGCATCATGAGATTGGCGCTGGAGACCATGCAGATCAGCACGAAATCCGTAAAGCAAATCAGGGCCAGGTACCGGCGCATATGCCGGTCTTGATGCATGTATCCGGTTGAATAGACATAGATCACCGTGCTCACGCCCGTAATGAGCGTCATCATGATCGCGCTGAGCCGGTCGATAAAGAAGCCGATGGGAAATGTGAGCGAGGCGATGGACGCGGGATCGTAGAAGCGGAGCATGAGCGGCCCCTGCGTGGCGACGACATAGAGCGTGGCGATGGAACCGCAGAAGGCTCCGGCGATCGGATAGGCGGCCAGCTTCACGCGCAAGTCTCGTGTGTCGTCGGGACCGATCGTCACGATCAGCGCAGCAAGGAGCAGCAGGAGTGGGACGATCAGCACCAGCGACAAGAAGACCTCAATAATTATGGACCGTTAAGGAGCCGGTTCATCCTATTTCCGACCCCGCCGCCTGGCGGCCGAGGACGAAAGAACGGTCCTCCGGGGCTCATCAATAGTACGTTGCCTAGACCCTCGTCAAGCATCGCACCGGCCGAACCCTGCCGGTGCGTTCGGAGCCAGGAAGGCCTCGCTGCCGAACCGGCGGGGTCGAAACGCTACCCTTGCATGCCTTTGTCCAGGCGATGGGCCACACGCATGATGGCCCGGCCGAATCGGTGATACAGCTCATCGATAAAGAGCTGATTCATAAACAGGACATATCCGTAAACCCGGATGCGCTCGATCCACTGCGAGACCCATGGCGGCAGCCACACCGTCCGGCCGTGGGCGCGCATGTAGAGATAGCACCAGCTCAGGATCGTCATCGTCGTGGCCAGCAGGATCATCAGGTCGAAGAGCCGGCTGGGGAGGGCGGCCGCTTTGAAATAGGCGGCGACTTCGGCTGGATTGGGGTAGAGAAACGCGGTGAACGATTCGACGGCGAAGAGATACATGAAGACCACGAACAGCAACGTCACGAGCATGGCCGCCGACACTTCCCACGAGGGCACGGCGCGCAGGCGGGTGAGTGTCAGGATCGCTTGCGACGAGGTGATCCAGATAAAGAAGAGAAAGATGACTGTGCCCTGCGATTCGAGCAGCGGGATATGCAGAACTCCGTGGGTCACCAGCAAAATGACCAGGGGAATCAGCAGTGTCGTAAAAAACCCGGTCGTCCAGGTCAGCGGGGAGAAGGTTGCTTCTTCCTCCTGGTGGTCCGCATGGGGCATGTGCGCTTCCTGCCGAGCCTTGTGGATGACATTGCCGCTGTTCAGGAACACCGTCGCTTTGAAGAGCCCGTGGGCGATCAAGTGGAAGGCGGCTAATGAAAAGGCGCCCAGGCCGCACTCCATGACCATATAGCCCATCTGGCCGATAGTCGAGAAGCCAAGGGTCTTCTTGATGTCGTTCTGGACCAGCATCATCGTGGCGCCCAGGATCGCGGTGACAGTGCCCACGACGAAGGCGACATGC
Proteins encoded in this region:
- a CDS encoding ProtonantipoM domain-containing protein (MaGe:77309603), whose amino-acid sequence is MIDVALIPWLVAGVPLLGAALSPTLWTHPHRLMTWSIAVCAVSLASLAGFGFAGYLAAPPEGLLLPFLLPLAAGVSLLGQPHHQDHRASWVLTLIFLGLGLGALTSQPVIGTLFLMAIHGLVIVLLYRHHTPLWPISWWGLGAYTLGALGLILTLVAAPPLSSMAALLVCAILLPLVPFHDGHLTALTRLPGNLPSFMVLLFPALGLHSLAPLAATLPDAVAEMVGWLALAGAVYGAVKALAQSRVRLLLAYSSLSFFSMLWWCVATTRSATPRAALFVGAMGLVMCGLLLAWQIVRTRYGDDVDPQAISGLASTMPQYAVLLSLLALAAMGLPPFGVFAGFVGLLLSSSAAFSAGIVVLICAWLASSWYILDLVQGLLFGTRRTDLRYADVLQTELVSLVIVVVTLLALGIAPITLFGPDRTPASTGSTPTGTHSGSVAWNK
- a CDS encoding NADH-quinone oxidoreductase subunit L (MaGe:77309604), which encodes MSLVLIVPLLLLLAALIVTIGPDDTRDLRVKLAAYPIAGAFCGSIATLYVVATQGPLMLRFYDPASIASLTFPIGFFIDRLSAIMMTLITGVSTVIYVYSTGYMHQDRHMRRYLALICFTDFVLICMVSSANLMMLFLFWQILSYLLYLLAHNHSHAATLKGAFKTFALLRAADAAFLAGIVLAYHFYGTLEFQELFARAAEKRIVLSLWPGLDISAATAVTLLIFVGAMGKSAQFPLHLWLPGSLYAPTPVHALLHAGIINAGGFLINRLAPLFGLSSTTLHVAFVVGTLTAILGATMMLAQNDIKKTLGFSTIGQMGYMIMECGLGAFSLAVFHLIAHGLFKGTVFLNCGNVIHKARQEPHFPHIDQHEEEENFSPLTWSTGFATTLAIPLVILLVTHGVLRIPLLESQGTVIFLFFIWLTSSQAILTLTRLRAIASWKVSSAMLVTLLFVVFVYLFAVESFTAFLYPNPAEVAAYFKAADLPDRLFDAIVLLATIMTVLSWCYLYMRAHGRIVRMPRWISRWVEGGRNGLYVLFMNRLYADELYQYFGKTAMQVIHRFDKRERGWSQ
- a CDS encoding NADH-quinone oxidoreductase subunit L (MaGe:77309605) yields the protein MYAVLLPLLPLLTALIAAFGDDRSRRARAQFAVVPIGATFCGAIATLYIVATQGPISIRFYDPASIASLTFPIGFYIDRLSAVMMVLISGVGTVIYTYSIDYMYQDPHEPRYLALIGLAMFVLLCMVSSANLMMLFLFWQLLSYLLYLLAHNHTHQGTLEGAFKTFTLLRVGDAAFLAGIVLAYALYGTLEFPALFAKAAESDAVLSLLPGVELSGATAVTLLLLIGGMSKSAQFPLHIWLSWYLYAPTPATALLHAGIINAGGFLINRLAPLFGLSSTTLHVAFVVGTVTAILGATMMLVQNDIKKTLGFSTIGQMGYMVMECGLGAFSLAAFHLIAHGLFKATVFLNSGNVIHKARQEAHMPHADHQEEEATFSPLTWTTGFFTTLLIPLVILLVTHGVLHIPLLESQGTVIFLFFIWITSSQAILTLTRLRAVPSWEVSAAMLVTLLFVVFMYLFAVESFTAFLYPNPAEVAAYFKAAALPSRLFDLMILLATTMTILSWCYLYMRAHGRTVWLPPWVSQWIERIRVYGYVLFMNQLFIDELYHRFGRAIMRVAHRLDKGMQG